One Cucurbita pepo subsp. pepo cultivar mu-cu-16 chromosome LG11, ASM280686v2, whole genome shotgun sequence DNA window includes the following coding sequences:
- the LOC111804876 gene encoding uncharacterized protein LOC111804876 isoform X2, which yields MGRPPLHRTALTFKPTPTIKFLCSYGGKILPRYPDGELRYHGGETRLLAFNRSISFSGNRLFSLSLSLFHFPIDLVMVFNFGVSESYTTDLLLKFGELCGTSISVSFRCQLPKEDLDALVSITSDEDLANLIEEYDRAASSSSSSSLKIRAFLFPPKYAKRISPPSSMASFSSSSSLSSMSAAHRCFRRMSPPHASYLERSASAVPCSVYNIQGSSSRMFVHNGRSWE from the coding sequence ATGGGCAGACCTCCCCTCCACCGCACCGCACTCACTTTCAAACCTACTCCCACCATCAAGTTCCTCTGCAGCTACGGCGGCAAGATTCTCCCTCGTTATCCCGACGGCGAACTCCGTTATCACGGTGGCGAAACCCGCCTTCTTGCTTTCAACCGCTCCATTTCCTTCTCTGGTAACcgtcttttctctctctctctctctctcttccactTTCCGATTGATTTGGTTATGGTTTTTAACTTCGGAGTTTCTGAATCTTACACGACAGATCTTCTGTTGAAGTTCGGGGAGCTCTGCGGAACATCAATTTCTGTGAGCTTTCGTTGCCAATTGCCTAAGGAAGATCTGGATGCTCTAGTCTCCATCACCTCCGATGAAGATCTCGCCAATCTCATCGAGGAATACGATCGGGCggcttcctcttcctcttcctcgtcGTTGAAGATCAGAGCATTCCTTTTCCCTCCTAAATATGCCAAGAGAATCTCGCCTCCTTCTTCAATGgcctccttctcctcctcctcctccttgtCCTCGATGTCGGCGGCTCACCGTTGCTTTCGTCGGATGTCGCCGCCACATGCTTCCTACTTGGAGAGATCTGCATCTGCGGTTCCTTGCAGTGTATATAATATTCAGGGAAGCTCTAGCCGCATGTTCGTCCACAATGGTCGCAGCTGGGAATAA